A single Anopheles arabiensis isolate DONGOLA chromosome 2, AaraD3, whole genome shotgun sequence DNA region contains:
- the LOC120903280 gene encoding arrestin domain-containing protein 3-like, whose amino-acid sequence MPDPECHIRFDNNPYGVYLAGQTLAGQVELRLTEILSVIGISLRLDGLTEVEWSEVIETATGHQPSGSRKTARYHGQQTLLNSTSFLCGSSVGPVRDLAIGTHTYHFSCELPAHLPTSFEGYHARIRYTAKVSVHRTKARVDPIGQASFTVLRHLNLNEHGEVLLLPAKSELTKVFCCGPCSSEPLYISAQIARCGYIPGQTIVMKIDAVNRSRTTVTEFRVKLVQKLCYSSQQPAVETRTDALVVAESRCSGVTSGEVVKHQQNLLIPAVPPTYTDGAPLFSVNYELEVEARVTGPNISPRLAMPITIGTIALEQAVPKEKLKPLTKPPWDPFSPQHYTDIIGTRIPIGHAVRRSQAGLEEQLPNGSNNVRLHYIVHRNGGELPP is encoded by the exons atgccCGACCCCGAGTGCCACATACGGTTCGATAACAACCCGTACGGCGTGTACCTTGCCGGGCAGACTCTCGCCGGCCAGGTGGAGCTCCGTTTGACAGAAATACTCAGTGTCATTG gaatCTCTCTGCGGCTGGATGGGCTGACCGAAGTCGAATGGTCGGAGGTCATCGAGACGGCCACCGGCCATCAGCCAAGCGGCAGCCGCAAGACGGCCCGCTACCACGGCCAACAGACGCTGCTCAACTCCACCAGCTTCCTGTGCGGCTCGTCCGTCGGACCGGTGCGGGACCTTGCCATCGGAACGCATACGTATCATTTCTCCTGCGAGCTTCCTGCCCACCTGCCGACCTCGTTCGAGGGCTACCATGCACGGATCCGGTACACGGCGAAGGTGTCGGTGCACCGGACCAAGGCACGGGTCGACCCGATCGGGCAGGCCAGCTTCACCGTGCTGCGGCACCTGAACCTGAACGAGCACGGcgaggtgctgctgctgcccgccaAGAGCGAGCTGACGAAGGTGTTCTGCTGCGGACCGTGCTCGTCCGAACCACTATACATATCGGCCCAGATAGCCCGCTGCGGCTACATCCCGGGCCAAACGATTGTGATGAAGATAGATGCGGTCAACCGAAGCCGCACGACCGTGACCGAGTTTCGCGTGAAGCTCGTGCAGAAGCTGTGCTACTCGAGCCAGCAGCCGGCGGTGGAAACGCGCACTGACGCACTGGTCGTGGCCGAGTCGCGCTGTTCCGGCGTTACCTCGGGCGAGGTGGTGAAGCATCAGCAAAATTTGCTTATCCCGGCCGTGCCACCGACCTACACGGACGGTGCGCCCCTCTTCAGCGTCAACTACGAGCTGGAGGTGGAGGCACGGGTAACGGGGCCAAACATTAGCCCGCGGCTGGCGATGCCCATCACGATCGGCACGATAGCGCTGGAGCAGGCGGTGCCGAAGGAGAAGCTGAAGCCACTGACGAAACCACCGTGGGATCCGTTCA GTCCCCAGCACTACACGGACATAATCGGCACTCGGATACCGATCGGCCATGCCGTCCGCCGTTCGCAGGCAGGCCTGGAGGAACAACTGCCGAACGGTTCGAACAACGTGCGACTCCACTACATCGTGCACCGGAACGGTGGCGAACTTCCGCCATGA
- the LOC120903254 gene encoding arrestin domain-containing protein 3-like: MPEASQCQIRFDNNPCGVYFPGQSLSGYVELRVLEAFKVKGVSLQIKGFAEVKWSESSGTGKSRRTVHYHGRQDYINTVTYLQGSPEGNPFDIAPGTHTYRFGCLLPPNLPTSFEGQHGHIRYTVRVVLHRPWKVDPTYKVGFTVLRHVNLNENALTLGMPCKLELQKVFCCGPCASDPLHISAQLPIGGYVPGQTIAVRIEATNRSKKRVSEFSTKLLKNVCYISQTPYSRVKLEPEVVAEVRCPGVAAGEQGTWDQYLAIPALPSTSNQCQVLTLGYEVEVEGKIPGPNINPRVRIPITLGTVPLAAHAIPRMEMNYRLEAHPVPEATVPAPVPAVQEPSAPPVPYDQLKPVTQVTGSVPNDQLPPPTYEEAVGSTPANILEEGEENTGSNNFTPQYMVYRFGE; encoded by the exons ATGCCGGAAGCGTCCCAGTGTCAGATACGGTTTGATAATAACCCGTGCGGGGTCTACTTCCCCGGCCAGTCCCTGTCCGGGTACGTGGAGCTGCGCGTTCTGGAAGCGTTCAAAGTAAAAG GTGTCAGCCTGCAAATCAAAGGATTCGCCGAGGTGAAGTGGTCGGAGAGCAGCGGTACGGGCAAATCCCGGCGCACCGTGCACTACCACGGCCGGCAAGACTACATCAACACGGTCACGTACCTGCAGGGGTCACCGGAGGGCAACCCGTTCGATATTGCGCCCGGTACGCACACGTACCGATTCGGCTGCCTGCTGCCCCCCAACCTGCCCACCTCGTTCGAGGGCCAGCACGGGCACATACGGTACACGGTGCGGGTGGTGCTGCACCGCCCGTGGAAGGTGGACCCGACGTACAAGGTCGGCTTTACCGTGCTACGGCACGTGAATCTTAACGAGAATGCGCTCACGCTCGGGATGCCCTGCAAGCTGGAGCTGCAGAAGGTGTTCTGCTGCGGGCCGTGCGCCTCGGACCCGCTCCACATCTCGGCCCAGCTACCGATCGGTGGGTACGTGCCCGGGCAAACGATTGCGGTGCGCATCGAGGCCACCAACCGGAGCAAGAAGCGGGTGAGCGAGTTCAGCACCAAGCTGCTGAAGAACGTGTGCTACATCAGCCAGACACCGTACAGCCGGGTGAAGCTCGAGCCGGAGGTGGTGGCGGAGGTGCGCTGTCCGGGGGTGGCGGCCGGCGAGCAGGGCACCTGGGATCAGTATCTGGCCATACCGGCCCTACCCTCCACCAGCAACCAGTGCCAGGTGCTGACGCTTGGGTATGAGGTCGAGGTGGAGGGCAAGATACCCGGCCCGAACATTAATCCGCGCGTTCGCATTCCGATAACGCTCGGCACGGTGCCGTTAGCGGCGCACGCCATCCCCAGGATGGAGATGAACTATCGGCTAGAAGCGCACCCCGTACCGGAGGCAACCGTGCCAGCCCCCGTCCCCGCCGTACAGGAACCATCGGCACCGCCAGTACCGTACGATCAGCTCAAGCCCGTCACCCAAGTCACCGGAAGCGTACCCAACGATCAGCTAC CACCACCGACGTACGAGGAGGCGGTAGGATCCACGCCGGCCAACATACTGGAGGAAGGGGAGGAGAACACGGGCAGCAATAATTTCACACCACAGTACATGGTGTACCGTTTCGGCGAGTAA
- the LOC120903243 gene encoding arrestin domain-containing protein 3-like, giving the protein MGLKDCTIELDNPYNTYYAGQTVNGRVTFTFDSPKKIRGIVIKFAGEAETKWSETETKTDPNGKQYESTTNLTGQEEYFQIQYYLLGGKNAAESELPAGMHTYPFTCALPPTLPSSFEGEWGFVRYTVKVTLDRPWKFDQDIKMAFTVISPVDLNLNPRVKDPFKLELEKKFCCFCCASGPLSLIVHVPVTGFVSGQSVPVTIECDNASNVGVEKITINLRKLLAFHVHTPRRETKRKKELVTTISMGPVEAGNSQTWQQFLQIPPLPPSNLVNCGIIDVDYDIKVVAEASGMHANLDGNIPIVLGTVPLESFQAPPPYTDNPPVSSDIIATETDPSMLPTQPVSPASPPSNGAGGALGWNVGDNKAYPNIPPPTFAETSYKAPTISGKNDSEFTRIVGGIEYAPRYPTYAFTPSAPPPPPNY; this is encoded by the exons ATGGGGCTGAAGGATTGCACGATTGAGTTGGATAATCCGTACAACACGTACTATGCCGGCCAGACCGTGAATGGTCGTGTTACGTTTACGTTCGATTCGCCGAAAAAAATACGGG GCATTGTAATAAAGTTCGCCGGCGAAGCGGAAACCAAATGGAGCGAAACGGAGACGAAAACCGATCCGAACGGCAAGCAGTACGAGTCGACGACGAACCTGACCGGGCAGGAGGAATACTTCCAGATACAGTACTACCTGCTCGGTGGCAAGAATGCGGCCGAATCGGAACTGCCGGCGGGGATGCACACCTACCCGTTTACCTGTGCCCTGCCGCCAACGCTACCGTCGTCGTTCGAGGGTGAATGGGGTTTCGTGCGCTACACCGTCAAGGTGACGCTCGATCGGCCGTGGAAGTTCGACCAGGACATCAAGATGGCATTCACCGTGATTTCGCCAGTCGATCTGAACTTGAATCCGCGCGTCAAAGACCCGTTCAAGCTGGAGCTGGAGAAAAAgttctgctgcttctgctgcgcGTCCGGCCCGCTAAGCTTGATCGTGCACGTACCCGTGACCGGATTCGTTTCCGGCCAGTCCGTCCCGGTGACGATCGAGTGTGACAATGCGAGCAACGTGGGGGTGGAGAAGATCACGATCAATCTGCGCAAGCTGCTGGCCTTCCACGTGCACACGCCGCGGCGCGAAACAAAGCGCAAGAAGGAGCTGGTCACCACCATTTCGATGGGGCCGGTCGAGGCCGGCAACAGCCAGACGTGGCAACAGTTTCTGCAGATACCGCCGCTACCGCCATCGAATCTGGTCAACTGCGGTATCATTGATGTCGATTACGATATCAAAGTGGTTGCGGAAGCGTCCGGCATGCATGCCAACCTGGACGGTAACATACCGATCGTGCTCGGTACGGTACCGCTCGAGTCGTTCCAGGCACCGCCACCCTACACCGATAATCCGCCGGTGTCGAGCGACATCATTGCGACCGAAACGGATCCGTCCATGCTGCCGACGCAACCCGTCAGTCCGGCCAGTCCGCCGAGCAATGGGGCGGGCGGTGCGCTCGGATGGAACGTGGGCGACAACAAAGCCTACCCGAACATAC CTCCACCAACGTTCGCCGAAACTTCGTACAAGGCGCCAACCATTTCGGGCAAAAATGACTCCGAGTTCACGCGCATCGTTGGCGGGATCGAGTACGCGCCCCGGTATCCGACGTACGCGTTTACACCATcggctccaccaccaccacccaattATTGA